A single region of the Streptomyces sp. ITFR-16 genome encodes:
- a CDS encoding HSP90 family protein has translation MTSETSAHSAYPDSSAAQAPHTFQVDLRGLVDLLSHHLYSSPRVYLRELLQNAVDAVTARRAERPDAPALIRLYAEDGRLRIEDSGIGLTETDVHSLLATIGSSSKRDGAEQIASARAGFLGRFGIGLLACFVVADGIRVVSRSARTPGEPPVEWSARADGSYTVRTLPDSARPEPGTTVHLTARPGSAEWLDEERVLALARDFGSLLPYDIRVGGAAVTDLPAPWDRAHPSPAARRVALARHCHEQFGFTPLDTIDLDLPLAGIRGVAHVLPSAVSPAQRAGHRVHLKGMLLTDRADELLPDWAFFVRCVIDTDSLRPTASREALYADETLAAVRDALGERIRDWLTGLAAGDPERLERFLAVHHLGVKSLARHDDAMLRTMLPWLPFETTDGRLSLEEFARRHPVVHFTRSVEEFRQVAPIASAQGIGVVNGGYTYDTELVERLPVARPGAVVAELDADTVTAHLDAVEPGEELALGAFLAAARARLDPLGCDVVLRAFHPLTVPALHLDDRSARHEQARAEAEERADDLWAGILGSLRGSAPRARLVLNHLNPLIRRIGALRSPELAVTATEALYGQALLMAQRPLRPADSALLNRAFLGLLEWAAPPAVPGQPPVNPEEDGR, from the coding sequence ATGACATCTGAGACCTCCGCGCACTCCGCGTACCCCGATTCCTCCGCCGCCCAGGCGCCGCACACCTTCCAGGTGGATCTGCGCGGGCTGGTCGATCTCCTCTCCCATCACCTCTACTCCTCGCCCCGCGTCTATCTGCGCGAGCTGCTGCAGAACGCGGTGGACGCGGTCACCGCCCGGCGCGCCGAGCGGCCGGACGCGCCCGCGCTGATCCGGCTGTACGCCGAGGACGGGCGGCTGCGGATCGAGGACAGCGGCATCGGTCTGACCGAGACCGATGTGCACAGCCTGCTGGCCACGATCGGCTCCAGTTCCAAGCGGGACGGCGCCGAGCAGATCGCCTCGGCGCGGGCCGGGTTCCTCGGCCGGTTCGGGATCGGGCTGCTGGCGTGCTTCGTCGTCGCGGACGGGATACGGGTGGTGAGCCGCTCGGCGCGGACGCCCGGTGAGCCGCCGGTGGAGTGGAGCGCCCGGGCGGACGGTTCGTACACCGTCCGTACGCTCCCCGACAGCGCGCGCCCGGAGCCCGGCACCACCGTGCATCTCACTGCCCGGCCGGGCAGTGCGGAGTGGCTGGACGAGGAGCGGGTGCTCGCGCTGGCCCGGGACTTCGGCTCGCTGCTGCCGTACGACATCCGGGTCGGCGGGGCGGCCGTCACCGATCTGCCGGCGCCGTGGGACCGGGCCCACCCCAGTCCGGCCGCGCGGCGGGTCGCGCTGGCCCGCCACTGCCACGAGCAGTTCGGCTTCACCCCCCTGGACACCATCGATCTGGATCTGCCGCTCGCCGGGATCCGCGGGGTCGCCCATGTCCTGCCGTCCGCCGTCAGTCCGGCGCAGCGCGCGGGCCACCGGGTCCATCTCAAGGGCATGCTGCTGACGGACCGGGCCGACGAACTGCTGCCGGACTGGGCGTTCTTCGTGCGGTGCGTCATCGACACGGACAGCCTGCGGCCGACCGCCTCGCGCGAGGCGCTGTACGCGGACGAGACGCTGGCGGCCGTACGGGACGCGCTGGGCGAGCGGATCAGGGACTGGCTCACGGGGCTGGCGGCGGGCGATCCGGAGCGGCTGGAGCGGTTCCTCGCCGTGCACCACCTGGGAGTGAAGTCGCTCGCCCGGCACGACGACGCCATGCTGCGCACGATGCTGCCGTGGCTGCCGTTCGAGACGACGGACGGGCGGCTGTCGCTGGAGGAGTTCGCCCGGCGCCACCCGGTGGTGCACTTCACTCGGAGCGTGGAGGAGTTCCGGCAGGTCGCGCCGATCGCCTCCGCGCAGGGCATCGGGGTGGTCAACGGCGGCTACACCTACGACACCGAGCTGGTCGAGCGGCTTCCGGTGGCGCGGCCGGGGGCGGTGGTGGCGGAGCTGGACGCCGACACGGTCACCGCGCACCTGGACGCCGTGGAGCCGGGCGAGGAGCTGGCGCTCGGGGCGTTCCTCGCGGCGGCGCGCGCCCGGCTGGACCCGCTGGGCTGCGATGTGGTGCTGCGCGCCTTCCATCCGCTGACGGTGCCCGCGCTGCACCTGGACGACCGCTCGGCCCGCCATGAGCAGGCCAGGGCGGAGGCCGAGGAGCGGGCGGACGACCTGTGGGCGGGCATTCTGGGCTCGCTGCGCGGCAGTGCGCCGCGCGCCCGGCTCGTCCTGAACCATCTCAACCCGCTGATCCGCCGGATCGGCGCACTGCGGAGCCCGGAGCTCGCGGTGACCGCGACGGAGGCGCTGTACGGGCAGGCGCTGCTGATGGCGCAGCGGCCGCTGCGGCCGGCCGACTCGGCGCTGCTGAACCGGGCGTTCCTGGGCCTGCTGGAGTGGGCCGCACCGCCCGCCGTACCGGGGCAGCCGCCCGTGAACCCCGAGGAGGACGGCCGATGA
- the rnc gene encoding ribonuclease III — translation MSELSHAKKQADNVNTASSHTLLEGRLGYHLESALLVRALTHRSYAYENGGLPTNERLEFLGDSVLGLVVTDTLYRTHPDLPEGQLAKLRAAVVNSRALAEVGRGLELGSFIRLGRGEEGTGGRDKASILADTLEAVIGAVYLDQGLDAASELVHRLFDPLIDRSSNLGAGLDWKTSLQELTASESLGVPEYLVTETGPDHEKTFTAAARVGGVSYGTGTGRSKKEAEQQAAESAWREISAAAEAREAAAKAAADGGAADTPADPSSSTDVAPA, via the coding sequence ATGTCTGAGTTGTCCCACGCCAAGAAGCAGGCAGACAACGTCAACACAGCCTCGTCCCACACGCTTCTGGAAGGGCGGCTCGGGTATCACCTCGAGTCCGCCCTTCTGGTGCGTGCGCTGACCCATCGTTCGTACGCGTACGAGAACGGCGGTCTGCCCACCAACGAGCGGCTCGAATTCCTCGGGGATTCGGTGCTCGGCCTGGTGGTCACGGACACGCTGTACCGCACCCACCCCGACCTGCCTGAAGGCCAGCTGGCCAAATTGCGGGCCGCGGTGGTCAACTCGCGTGCGCTTGCGGAAGTGGGCCGCGGCCTCGAACTCGGCTCCTTCATCCGGCTCGGCCGCGGTGAAGAGGGCACGGGTGGCCGGGACAAGGCGTCCATCCTCGCCGACACCCTTGAAGCGGTGATCGGTGCGGTCTATCTCGATCAGGGCCTCGACGCGGCATCGGAGCTGGTTCACCGGCTCTTCGACCCGCTGATCGACCGGTCCTCGAACCTCGGTGCCGGCCTGGACTGGAAGACCAGCCTCCAGGAGCTCACCGCGAGCGAGAGCCTCGGAGTCCCCGAGTACCTCGTCACGGAGACCGGCCCGGACCACGAGAAGACCTTTACTGCTGCTGCTCGCGTCGGTGGTGTCTCGTACGGCACCGGCACCGGCCGTAGCAAGAAGGAAGCGGAGCAGCAGGCGGCCGAGTCCGCCTGGCGCGAGATCAGCGCCGCCGCGGAGGCGCGGGAGGCAGCGGCCAAGGCCGCCGCCGACGGAGGGGCCGCCGACACCCCTGCCGACCCGTCGTCGTCCACGGACGTCGCTCCGGCCTGA
- a CDS encoding DUF177 domain-containing protein produces the protein MISKAGKALNGSLDHRNPLVFDTHELGRRPGALKRLTRSVDAPKDLGIDGVIGVPEGAPVELDVRLESVMEGVLVTGTARATAEGECVRCLEPLSLEVEADFQEMFSYPDADDRNRSRTADPVDDAEDDEDRFFLEDGLFDLESVLRDAVVLALPMQPVCKETCAGLCSECGIRLDENPGHHHDAVDIRWAALQGLAETVQDGEKDNMGGAEPGVDEKQEK, from the coding sequence ATGATTTCGAAAGCAGGAAAAGCCCTGAACGGCAGCCTCGACCACCGCAACCCCCTCGTGTTCGATACGCACGAGCTGGGTCGGCGTCCTGGTGCCCTCAAGCGGCTGACCCGCTCGGTGGACGCTCCCAAGGATCTCGGTATCGACGGGGTCATCGGTGTGCCGGAAGGCGCACCCGTGGAGCTGGACGTCCGCCTCGAATCGGTCATGGAAGGTGTGCTTGTCACAGGCACCGCCCGTGCGACCGCCGAGGGGGAGTGCGTAAGGTGTCTGGAGCCGCTGAGCCTTGAGGTCGAGGCGGACTTCCAGGAAATGTTCTCGTACCCTGACGCCGATGACCGGAACCGCAGCAGGACCGCGGACCCGGTCGACGACGCCGAGGACGACGAGGACAGGTTCTTCCTCGAGGACGGCTTGTTCGACCTCGAGTCAGTGCTGCGTGATGCGGTGGTGCTCGCACTGCCGATGCAGCCGGTGTGCAAGGAGACCTGTGCCGGTCTGTGTTCCGAATGCGGAATCAGGCTGGACGAGAATCCCGGCCACCACCACGATGCCGTCGACATCCGTTGGGCGGCACTGCAAGGACTCGCCGAGACCGTTCAGGACGGCGAGAAGGACAACATGGGCGGCGCCGAACCTGGCGTCGACGAGAAGCAGGAGAAGTAG
- a CDS encoding cell division initiation protein — protein sequence MDVQKKLDEIVEAVGNARSMPMSASCVVNRAELLSMLEEVREALPGSLAQAAELIGGHEQLVEQARQEAGRIIETAHAERGSLISDTEIARRSQAEADRILGEARKEADEIRAEADEYVDSKLANFEVVLTKTIGSVDRGREKLLGRGQGYDEQGYEDPDFAEAPERSADPATLQRRADEYVDTKLGAFEAVLAKTLEAVGRGRQKLHGRVATDELGAHIAAQDAAGSQGHTSDEDHWAGLAEIATPEPLQMPQQQTESPYPAQSEPQYAQTYAYQDQPHQDVYGYQQQPDPYAAYQQQGYDQGQVQVQGHGQAQMPAQGYDAWQQQPQAPQQPLPQHGESALDETSLFDTSMIDLDQLRRYEQER from the coding sequence GTGGACGTGCAGAAGAAGCTCGACGAGATCGTCGAAGCGGTCGGGAACGCCCGGTCCATGCCCATGTCGGCATCCTGCGTGGTCAACCGCGCCGAACTGCTCTCGATGCTCGAAGAGGTGCGCGAGGCCCTGCCCGGCTCGCTCGCCCAGGCCGCCGAGCTCATCGGCGGCCACGAGCAGCTGGTCGAACAGGCCCGCCAGGAGGCCGGGCGGATCATCGAGACCGCCCACGCCGAGCGCGGCTCGCTGATCTCCGACACCGAGATCGCCCGGCGCTCCCAGGCCGAGGCCGACCGGATCCTCGGGGAGGCCCGCAAGGAGGCCGACGAGATCCGCGCCGAGGCCGACGAGTACGTCGACAGCAAGCTCGCCAACTTCGAGGTCGTCCTCACCAAGACCATCGGCTCCGTCGACCGGGGCCGCGAGAAGCTCCTCGGCCGTGGCCAGGGCTACGACGAGCAGGGCTACGAGGACCCGGACTTCGCCGAGGCCCCCGAGCGCAGCGCCGACCCCGCCACGCTCCAGCGCCGGGCCGACGAGTACGTGGACACCAAGCTCGGCGCCTTCGAGGCGGTGCTCGCCAAGACCCTGGAGGCCGTCGGCCGGGGCCGGCAGAAGCTGCACGGCCGGGTCGCCACCGATGAGCTCGGCGCGCACATCGCGGCCCAGGACGCGGCGGGCAGCCAGGGGCACACCAGCGACGAGGACCACTGGGCCGGTCTGGCCGAGATCGCCACTCCGGAACCGCTCCAGATGCCCCAGCAGCAGACGGAGTCCCCCTACCCCGCGCAGAGCGAACCGCAGTACGCGCAGACGTACGCCTACCAGGACCAGCCGCACCAGGACGTCTACGGCTACCAGCAGCAGCCCGACCCGTACGCGGCCTACCAGCAGCAGGGCTACGACCAGGGCCAGGTCCAGGTCCAGGGACACGGCCAGGCGCAGATGCCGGCCCAGGGCTACGACGCCTGGCAGCAGCAGCCGCAGGCCCCGCAGCAGCCGCTCCCGCAGCACGGCGAGAGCGCCCTGGACGAGACCAGCCTGTTCGACACGAGCATGATCGACCTGGACCAGCTCCGCCGGTACGAACAGGAGCGCTGA
- the rpmF gene encoding 50S ribosomal protein L32, with protein MAVPKRKMSRSNTRHRRSQWKAAVPTLVSCERCQEPKLQHIACPSCGTYNKRQVLEV; from the coding sequence GTGGCTGTTCCGAAGCGGAAGATGTCGCGCAGCAACACGCGCCACCGCCGGTCGCAGTGGAAGGCTGCGGTCCCCACCCTGGTTTCGTGCGAGCGTTGCCAGGAGCCGAAGCTGCAGCACATCGCGTGCCCCAGCTGCGGCACGTACAACAAGCGCCAGGTCCTCGAGGTCTGA
- a CDS encoding helix-turn-helix domain-containing protein, with the protein MDETGASRPCQEEFAELAFDVFSRRCPSRGTLEHATGRWGSLTLGALYEGSLRFNALRRRVDGVSEKMLSQTLHALERDGLVHREAQPVNPPRVDYELTPLGREVAERLLGLIHLVEGRMSEVLAARERYDAAHPAPAETS; encoded by the coding sequence ATGGACGAGACCGGCGCATCGCGCCCCTGTCAGGAGGAGTTCGCGGAGCTGGCCTTCGACGTGTTCTCCCGGCGGTGCCCCTCGCGCGGCACGCTGGAGCACGCCACCGGCCGCTGGGGCAGCCTGACGCTCGGCGCCCTGTACGAGGGCAGCCTCCGCTTCAACGCCCTGCGCCGCCGGGTCGACGGGGTCAGCGAGAAGATGCTCTCGCAGACGCTCCACGCGCTGGAGCGTGACGGGCTGGTCCACCGCGAGGCCCAGCCCGTCAATCCGCCCCGCGTCGACTACGAGCTCACCCCGCTCGGCCGCGAGGTCGCCGAACGGCTGCTCGGCCTGATCCACCTCGTGGAGGGCCGGATGTCCGAGGTCCTCGCCGCCCGCGAGCGCTACGACGCGGCGCATCCGGCCCCTGCGGAGACCAGCTAG
- the coaD gene encoding pantetheine-phosphate adenylyltransferase, which yields MRRAVCPGSFDPITNGHLDIIGRASKLYDVVHVAVMINQSKKGLFTVDERIELIRQVTADFGNVQVESFHGLLVDFCKQRDIPAIVKGLRAVSDFDYELQMAQMNNGLSGVETLFVPTNPTYSFLSSSLVKEVATWGGDVSHLLPPVVHEALTERLAQQ from the coding sequence TTGCGCCGCGCCGTCTGCCCGGGGTCGTTCGACCCCATCACCAACGGACATCTCGACATCATCGGCCGAGCCTCCAAGCTCTACGACGTCGTCCATGTGGCGGTGATGATCAACCAGTCCAAGAAGGGCCTGTTCACGGTCGACGAGCGGATCGAGCTGATCCGCCAGGTCACCGCGGACTTCGGCAACGTCCAGGTCGAGTCGTTCCACGGCCTCCTGGTCGACTTCTGCAAGCAGCGCGACATCCCGGCGATCGTGAAGGGCCTGCGGGCCGTCAGCGACTTCGACTACGAGCTCCAGATGGCCCAGATGAACAACGGGCTCTCCGGCGTCGAAACGCTCTTCGTGCCGACCAACCCGACCTACAGTTTCCTGTCGTCCTCCCTGGTCAAGGAGGTGGCGACCTGGGGTGGCGACGTCTCGCACCTGCTGCCGCCAGTGGTCCACGAGGCCCTGACGGAACGCCTCGCTCAGCAGTGA
- the mutM gene encoding bifunctional DNA-formamidopyrimidine glycosylase/DNA-(apurinic or apyrimidinic site) lyase, translating to MPELPEVEVVRRGLERWVAGRTVGEAEVLHPRAVRRHLAGGKDFSARLAGARFGTAMRRGKYLWVPLDEAAGSMLGHLGMSGQLLVQPEGAADEKHLRIRIRFDDSVGTELRFVDQRTFGGLSLHENTPDGLPDVIAHIARDPLDPAFDDAAFHTALRLRRTTVKRALLDQSLISGVGNIYADEALWRARLHYDRPTATLTRPKSAELLGHVRAVMNAALAQGGTSFDSLYVNVNGESGYFDRSLDAYGREDEPCHRCGTPMRRRPWMNRSSYFCPRCQRPPRP from the coding sequence GTGCCCGAACTGCCCGAGGTCGAAGTCGTCCGGCGCGGTCTCGAGCGCTGGGTCGCCGGCCGTACGGTCGGCGAGGCCGAGGTCCTGCACCCGAGGGCCGTGCGCCGCCATCTCGCGGGCGGCAAGGACTTCTCGGCCCGGCTCGCAGGCGCCCGGTTCGGGACGGCGATGCGCCGCGGCAAGTATCTGTGGGTGCCGCTCGACGAGGCGGCCGGCTCGATGCTCGGCCATCTCGGTATGAGCGGTCAGCTGCTCGTACAGCCCGAGGGCGCGGCGGACGAGAAGCATCTGCGGATCAGGATCCGCTTCGACGACTCCGTCGGCACCGAGCTGCGCTTCGTCGACCAGCGCACCTTCGGCGGGCTCTCCCTGCACGAGAACACCCCCGACGGGCTGCCCGACGTCATCGCGCACATCGCCCGCGACCCGCTGGACCCGGCCTTCGACGACGCCGCGTTCCACACCGCGCTGCGCCTGCGCCGTACGACGGTCAAGCGCGCCCTGCTCGACCAGTCGCTGATCAGTGGCGTCGGCAACATCTACGCGGACGAGGCGCTCTGGCGCGCCCGGCTGCACTACGACCGGCCGACCGCGACCCTGACCCGCCCCAAGTCCGCCGAGCTGCTGGGCCATGTCCGCGCGGTGATGAACGCGGCGCTGGCGCAGGGCGGCACGAGCTTCGACAGCCTCTATGTGAACGTCAACGGGGAGTCGGGCTACTTCGACCGGTCGCTGGACGCCTACGGGCGCGAGGACGAGCCCTGCCACCGCTGCGGCACCCCGATGCGGCGGCGCCCCTGGATGAACCGGTCCAGCTACTTCTGCCCGCGCTGCCAGCGGCCGCCCAGGCCCTAG
- a CDS encoding helicase-related protein — protein MDRVSAFDEPLKKLLGGATAKVMAEHLDLHTVGDLLHHYPRRYEERGRLTALSDLPLDEHVTVVAQVADARVMMFNNGRGKRLEVTLTDGHGRLQLVFFGHGVHKPHKELLPGRRAMFAGKVSVFNRKMQLAHPTYQLLDAEAGDEAAEAVDAFAGRLLPIYPACKQLDSWRIAKAVDAVLPSAQEAVDPLPAALREGRGFTSLPEALLKIHRPQTKADVAAARDRLKWDEAFVLQVALARRRYADTQLPAVARRPAPDGLLDAFDAELPFTLTDGQLKVSKEIFDDLATEHPMHRLLQGEVGSGKAQPLDSLVLTPEGYKPMGNVVRGDEVVVPTGEVAAVGGVFPQGERDVWRLVLSDDTVVEADDEHLWIVGTSSAWARGDMPKVMTTREIRMDTYKADGSPKWYLPPAAPVDLTSGSEPPLDPYVFGMLLGDGSFRHNLRLSTADDEILNAARSALGPDCELVPVPGSTCDYTIRMTGPRGGSQRNPVISVLRALKLWGSASHHKFIPPVFKNTSIKHRLAVLQGLMDTDGTVDAQGMCVSFCSASRQLADDVAWLVRSLGGRARVQPKRAAFSVSIAMPAEYVPFRLARKASRIRTRPKYNTFRRGIRSVEYVGRKPVQCISVAHPSRAYVTDHFTVTHNTMVALRAMLATVDAGGQAAMLAPTEVLAQQHHRSITEMMGELAEGGMLGGSEQGTKVVLLTGSMGTAGRRQALLDLVTGEAGIVIGTHALIEDKVRFHDLGLVVVDEQHRFGVEQRDALRSKGKQPPHLLVMTATPIPRTVAMTVFGDLETSVLDQLPAGRSPIASHVVPAKDKPHFLSRAWERVREEVESGHQAYVVCPRIGDEDETAGKKAKKAAEEDGDKRPPLAVLEIAGQLTEGPLSGLRVEVLHGRMHPDDKDDVMRRFAAGEVDVLVATTVIEVGVNVPNATAMVIMDADRFGVSQLHQLRGRVGRGSAPGLCLLVSEAHEASPARARLSAVAATLDGFELSRIDLEQRREGDVLGQAQSGVRSSLRVLSVIDDEEVIAAAREEAVAVVAADPELAHLPELRTALDALLDKDREEYLDKG, from the coding sequence ATGGATCGCGTGTCTGCGTTCGACGAACCCCTCAAGAAGCTGCTCGGTGGCGCCACCGCGAAGGTGATGGCCGAGCACCTCGACCTGCACACGGTCGGTGATCTGCTGCATCACTACCCGAGGCGGTACGAGGAGCGCGGCCGGCTCACGGCGCTCAGCGACCTCCCGCTCGACGAGCACGTGACCGTCGTCGCCCAGGTCGCTGACGCCCGCGTGATGATGTTCAACAACGGCCGGGGCAAGCGCCTCGAAGTGACCCTCACCGATGGCCACGGCCGGCTCCAGCTGGTCTTCTTCGGGCACGGCGTCCACAAGCCGCACAAGGAACTCCTGCCGGGCCGCCGCGCCATGTTCGCCGGCAAGGTCTCCGTCTTCAACCGCAAGATGCAGCTGGCCCACCCCACCTACCAGCTCCTGGACGCCGAGGCCGGCGACGAGGCGGCCGAGGCCGTGGACGCCTTCGCGGGCCGGCTGCTGCCGATCTACCCGGCCTGCAAGCAGCTCGACTCCTGGCGGATCGCCAAGGCGGTCGACGCCGTGCTGCCGAGCGCCCAGGAGGCCGTGGACCCGCTGCCGGCCGCCCTGCGCGAGGGCCGCGGCTTCACCTCGCTGCCCGAGGCCCTGCTCAAGATCCACCGCCCGCAGACCAAGGCCGACGTCGCGGCGGCCAGGGACCGGCTGAAGTGGGACGAGGCCTTCGTCCTCCAGGTCGCCCTGGCCCGCCGCAGGTACGCCGACACCCAGCTCCCGGCCGTCGCCCGCCGGCCGGCCCCCGACGGCCTGCTGGACGCCTTCGACGCCGAGCTCCCGTTCACCCTCACCGACGGCCAGCTCAAGGTCTCCAAGGAGATCTTCGACGACCTGGCCACCGAACACCCCATGCACCGGCTGCTCCAGGGCGAGGTGGGTTCCGGGAAAGCACAGCCGCTCGACTCGCTGGTTCTGACCCCCGAGGGCTACAAGCCCATGGGGAACGTCGTACGGGGCGACGAGGTAGTGGTGCCCACCGGCGAGGTAGCCGCGGTCGGCGGGGTCTTCCCTCAGGGCGAGAGGGATGTCTGGCGGCTTGTTCTGTCCGATGACACCGTGGTGGAAGCCGATGACGAGCATTTGTGGATCGTTGGGACCAGTTCTGCCTGGGCACGAGGGGACATGCCCAAGGTGATGACGACGCGCGAGATCAGGATGGACACATACAAGGCCGACGGGTCGCCCAAGTGGTATCTCCCCCCTGCCGCACCGGTCGATCTCACATCGGGGTCGGAACCGCCCCTCGACCCCTACGTTTTCGGAATGCTGCTCGGGGACGGCTCATTCCGCCACAACCTCCGTCTGTCCACGGCCGACGACGAGATCCTGAACGCGGCGCGATCCGCACTCGGACCTGACTGCGAGCTGGTGCCCGTGCCCGGCTCTACGTGTGACTACACGATCCGGATGACGGGACCGAGGGGTGGATCACAGAGGAACCCGGTCATCAGCGTGCTGCGCGCGCTGAAACTGTGGGGTTCCGCATCGCACCACAAATTCATCCCGCCCGTATTCAAGAACACGTCGATCAAGCATCGACTCGCTGTCCTGCAGGGGCTCATGGATACGGACGGGACCGTGGACGCTCAGGGGATGTGTGTCTCGTTCTGCTCGGCATCACGACAGCTGGCCGATGACGTGGCCTGGCTCGTTCGTTCACTGGGCGGGCGTGCCAGGGTGCAGCCGAAGCGGGCGGCATTCAGCGTGTCGATCGCCATGCCCGCCGAGTACGTGCCGTTTCGGCTTGCTCGCAAGGCATCTCGCATTCGGACCCGGCCGAAGTACAACACGTTCCGGCGTGGAATCCGCTCGGTCGAGTACGTCGGTCGCAAGCCGGTCCAGTGCATCAGTGTTGCGCACCCGAGCCGTGCCTACGTCACCGATCACTTCACGGTCACGCACAACACGATGGTCGCCCTGCGCGCCATGCTCGCCACCGTCGACGCCGGGGGCCAGGCCGCCATGCTCGCGCCCACCGAGGTCCTCGCCCAGCAGCACCACCGGTCGATCACGGAGATGATGGGGGAGCTGGCCGAGGGCGGCATGCTCGGTGGGTCCGAGCAGGGGACCAAGGTCGTCCTGCTCACCGGTTCCATGGGCACGGCGGGCCGTCGGCAGGCGCTGCTCGACCTGGTCACCGGCGAGGCCGGGATCGTCATCGGGACGCACGCGCTGATCGAGGACAAGGTCCGGTTCCACGATCTGGGCCTGGTCGTCGTCGACGAACAGCACCGCTTCGGGGTCGAGCAGCGCGACGCCCTGCGCTCCAAGGGCAAGCAGCCGCCGCATCTGCTCGTCATGACCGCCACCCCCATTCCCCGTACGGTCGCCATGACCGTCTTCGGCGACCTGGAGACCTCGGTCCTGGACCAGCTGCCGGCCGGCCGTTCGCCGATCGCCAGCCATGTCGTCCCCGCCAAGGACAAGCCCCACTTCCTCAGCCGCGCCTGGGAGCGGGTCCGGGAGGAGGTGGAGAGCGGCCACCAGGCGTACGTGGTCTGCCCCCGCATCGGCGACGAGGACGAGACCGCCGGGAAGAAGGCCAAGAAGGCAGCCGAGGAGGACGGCGACAAGCGGCCGCCGCTCGCCGTCCTGGAGATCGCCGGGCAGCTCACCGAGGGCCCGCTGAGCGGCCTGCGCGTCGAGGTGCTGCACGGCAGGATGCACCCCGATGACAAGGACGACGTGATGCGCCGCTTCGCCGCCGGCGAGGTCGACGTCCTGGTCGCCACCACCGTCATCGAGGTCGGGGTCAACGTCCCCAACGCCACCGCGATGGTGATCATGGACGCCGACCGCTTCGGCGTCTCCCAGCTCCACCAGCTGCGCGGCCGGGTCGGCCGGGGCTCGGCCCCCGGGCTCTGCCTGCTGGTCAGCGAGGCCCATGAGGCAAGCCCCGCCCGCGCCCGGCTCTCCGCCGTCGCCGCCACCCTGGACGGCTTCGAACTGTCCCGGATCGACCTCGAGCAGCGCCGCGAGGGCGATGTCCTCGGCCAGGCCCAGTCCGGCGTCCGCTCCTCGCTGCGGGTGCTGAGCGTCATCGACGACGAGGAGGTCATCGCCGCCGCCCGCGAGGAGGCCGTCGCCGTGGTGGCCGCCGACCCGGAGCTGGCGCACCTGCCCGAGCTGCGCACCGCCCTGGACGCGCTGCTCGACAAGGACCGCGAGGAGTACCTGGACAAGGGGTGA
- the rsmD gene encoding 16S rRNA (guanine(966)-N(2))-methyltransferase RsmD: protein MTRVIAGSAGGRRLAVPPGTGTRPTSDRAREGLFSTWQALLGTLDGIRIADLYAGSGAVGLEALSRGAAHALLVEADAKAVRTVRDNVRTLGLPGAEVRAGKAEQIVTGPAPDEPYDVVFLDPPYAVTDDDLGEILLTLRAQGWLTGDALVTVERSTRGGEFGWPEGFEPLRARRYGEGTLWYGRAAAPCEDAR from the coding sequence ATGACCCGCGTGATCGCCGGCTCGGCCGGCGGACGCCGCCTGGCCGTCCCGCCCGGCACCGGCACCCGCCCCACCTCCGACCGCGCGCGCGAGGGCCTGTTCTCCACCTGGCAGGCGCTCCTCGGCACCCTCGACGGCATCCGGATCGCCGATCTCTACGCGGGCTCGGGAGCCGTCGGCCTCGAAGCGCTCTCCCGGGGAGCGGCCCACGCCCTGCTCGTGGAGGCCGACGCCAAGGCCGTCCGCACCGTCCGGGACAACGTCCGCACCCTGGGCCTGCCCGGCGCCGAGGTCCGTGCCGGCAAAGCGGAGCAGATCGTGACAGGACCGGCGCCCGATGAGCCGTACGACGTGGTCTTCCTGGACCCGCCCTACGCCGTCACCGACGACGATCTTGGCGAGATCCTGCTCACACTCCGTGCTCAGGGGTGGCTCACGGGCGATGCGCTCGTCACGGTGGAACGCAGCACCAGAGGCGGAGAATTCGGCTGGCCAGAAGGATTCGAGCCACTGCGGGCCCGTCGCTACGGCGAGGGAACGCTTTGGTACGGTCGCGCCGCCGCTCCGTGCGAAGACGCACGATGA